One stretch of Thalassovita sp. DNA includes these proteins:
- the ccmA gene encoding heme ABC exporter ATP-binding protein CcmA, with amino-acid sequence MELNVSDLTVIRGGIKVLEGVSFAVRAGEALVLRGPNGIGKTTLLRTVAGLQPALQGEVSLDREQMAYAGHADGIKAPLSVTENLEFWAAVFGTGSIAPALQAFDLEALAARPAGALSAGQKRRLGLARMVVTGRPVWVMDEPTVSLDTSAVQLFAEAVRAHLAGGGLALLATHIDLGLAEARVLDVGPFKAKPPALEDFDGAFL; translated from the coding sequence ATGGAATTGAATGTGTCAGACCTCACCGTGATCCGTGGCGGGATCAAAGTTCTGGAAGGCGTCAGCTTTGCCGTCAGGGCGGGCGAGGCGCTGGTGCTGCGTGGCCCCAATGGGATCGGCAAGACCACCTTGTTGCGCACGGTGGCAGGTCTGCAGCCGGCGCTGCAGGGGGAGGTCAGCCTTGACCGCGAGCAGATGGCCTATGCCGGCCATGCCGATGGCATCAAGGCCCCGCTGAGTGTGACGGAGAACCTCGAGTTCTGGGCCGCGGTCTTTGGCACCGGATCGATCGCCCCGGCGCTGCAGGCCTTTGACCTGGAGGCGCTGGCGGCACGGCCCGCAGGCGCACTGTCGGCGGGGCAGAAACGGCGGTTGGGTCTGGCGCGCATGGTGGTTACGGGCCGCCCTGTCTGGGTGATGGATGAGCCAACCGTGTCACTGGACACCAGCGCGGTGCAGCTTTTTGCCGAGGCCGTGCGGGCCCATCTGGCGGGCGGAGGTCTGGCGCTGTTGGCCACCCATATCGATCTGGGGCTGGCTGAGGCGCGGGTGCTGGATGTGGGCCCGTTCAAAGCCAAACCACCGGCGCTGGAAGATTTTGACGGAGCGTTCCTGTGA
- the ccmB gene encoding heme exporter protein CcmB — translation MIALLMRDLKLAIRAGGGFGLGLAFFLIVVVLVPFGVGPNSGLLSKIAPGVLWLGALLACLLSLDRIFALDWEDGSLDLLATAPLPLEAIVSVKALAHWLTTGLPLVLAAPVFAILLNLPIAGYGPLVLSLLIGTPALSVIGTFGAALTVGLKRGGLLLSLLVLPLYVPTLIFGAEMARRSIEGLNAQTSLLMLAGITCAMIALLPFASAAVLRVNLR, via the coding sequence GTGATTGCCCTTTTGATGCGTGATCTGAAACTGGCCATTCGCGCCGGGGGCGGCTTTGGTCTGGGGCTGGCCTTTTTCCTGATCGTGGTGGTGCTGGTGCCCTTTGGCGTCGGGCCAAATTCTGGTCTGCTGAGCAAAATCGCCCCGGGGGTTCTGTGGCTGGGCGCGCTGCTGGCGTGCCTGTTGTCACTGGACCGGATCTTTGCGCTGGACTGGGAGGATGGCTCGCTTGATCTTTTGGCCACCGCGCCGCTGCCATTGGAGGCAATTGTCAGCGTCAAGGCGCTGGCCCATTGGCTGACCACCGGGCTGCCGCTGGTGCTGGCGGCGCCGGTCTTTGCCATCCTTTTGAACCTGCCAATCGCTGGCTATGGCCCGCTGGTGTTGTCGCTGTTGATCGGCACCCCGGCGCTGAGCGTGATTGGCACCTTTGGCGCGGCGCTGACGGTGGGGTTGAAACGCGGTGGGCTGCTCCTGAGCCTTTTGGTGCTGCCGCTCTATGTGCCGACGCTGATTTTCGGCGCCGAGATGGCGCGGCGGTCGATTGAGGGGTTGAACGCGCAGACATCGCTCTTGATGCTGGCGGGGATCACATGCGCGATGATCGCACTGCTGCCATTTGCCTCAGCCGCTGTTTTGCGTGTGAACCTTAGATAG
- a CDS encoding heme ABC transporter permease, with protein MSSIWEYANPKKFIATTDRLLPWVSALALGLMVLGLVWGFFFTPDDFRQGSTVKIIYIHVPSAMMAINAWAMMLVASMVWIVRRHHVSALAARAAAPIGAVMTVIALATGAIWGQPMWGTWWEWDPRLTSFLILFLFYLGYIALWSAIEDDDTAADLTSILCLVGSVFALLSRYAVNFWNQGLHQGASVLRASALAGDTEERVSNIFATPLFISMAGFLMLFIALVFLRTQTEIRARRMRALLARERMQ; from the coding sequence ATGAGCTCGATCTGGGAATATGCCAACCCAAAAAAATTTATTGCGACCACGGACCGGCTGTTGCCCTGGGTCTCAGCGCTGGCGCTTGGCCTGATGGTGCTGGGTCTGGTTTGGGGGTTTTTCTTCACGCCGGATGACTTCCGTCAGGGCTCAACGGTCAAGATCATCTATATCCATGTGCCCTCGGCCATGATGGCTATTAACGCCTGGGCGATGATGCTGGTGGCTTCGATGGTCTGGATCGTGCGCCGGCATCACGTGTCGGCGCTGGCTGCCCGTGCCGCCGCCCCAATTGGTGCGGTGATGACGGTGATTGCGCTGGCCACCGGGGCGATTTGGGGCCAGCCGATGTGGGGCACCTGGTGGGAATGGGACCCGCGGCTGACCTCCTTCCTGATCCTGTTTTTGTTCTACCTGGGCTATATCGCGCTGTGGTCCGCGATTGAGGATGATGACACCGCCGCCGATCTGACCTCGATCCTGTGTCTTGTCGGATCGGTCTTTGCGCTTCTCAGCCGCTACGCGGTGAACTTCTGGAACCAGGGCCTGCATCAGGGTGCCTCGGTCCTGCGCGCCAGCGCCCTTGCGGGCGACACCGAGGAGCGGGTGAGCAATATCTTTGCAACGCCGCTGTTCATCTCCATGGCAGGCTTCCTGATGCTGTTCATCGCGCTGGTCTTCCTGCGCACCCAAACTGAAATTCGTGCCCGTCGCATGCGGGCGCTCTTGGCCCGTGAAAGGATGCAATGA
- the ccmD gene encoding heme exporter protein CcmD, whose product MMPDLGKYAEAVLSSYAISLGLIVALVVLSVLRARKVKAQLAEVEARSKTGGKAQEQADG is encoded by the coding sequence ATGATGCCTGATCTGGGAAAATACGCTGAGGCGGTGCTCTCCTCCTACGCCATTTCGCTTGGGCTGATCGTGGCGCTGGTGGTGCTGTCGGTCCTGCGTGCCCGCAAGGTCAAGGCGCAGCTGGCCGAGGTTGAGGCCCGCAGCAAAACCGGTGGCAAGGCACAGGAGCAGGCAGATGGCTAA
- a CDS encoding DsbE family thiol:disulfide interchange protein, translated as MAKVNILMVLPPVIFGGLAATFFIGMMRENPDELPTALAGRDVPSVEMTPLGDLPMFDLADMKDGQVKLVNYWASWCAPCRVEHPNLEALREQGLPIYGVNYKDNPANALDFLAELGNPYEAVGQDGNGRMALNWGVYGVPETYVIDGAGRIVTRHAGPVTQRVIEGVLAPAIEKARAAE; from the coding sequence ATGGCTAAGGTCAACATTTTGATGGTGCTGCCGCCGGTGATCTTCGGCGGTCTGGCCGCGACGTTTTTCATCGGCATGATGCGGGAAAACCCGGATGAGCTGCCCACGGCGCTGGCCGGTCGCGACGTGCCCAGCGTTGAGATGACGCCGCTGGGGGATCTGCCGATGTTTGATCTGGCTGACATGAAAGATGGTCAGGTCAAGCTGGTGAACTACTGGGCCAGCTGGTGCGCGCCCTGTCGGGTGGAACATCCCAATCTGGAGGCGCTGCGTGAACAGGGGCTGCCGATCTACGGGGTGAATTACAAAGACAACCCGGCCAATGCGTTGGATTTCCTGGCGGAGCTGGGCAACCCCTATGAGGCGGTGGGCCAGGACGGCAATGGCCGCATGGCGCTGAACTGGGGTGTCTATGGCGTGCCGGAAACCTATGTGATCGACGGCGCGGGTCGCATCGTGACCCGCCACGCTGGCCCCGTGACCCAGCGGGTGATTGAGGGCGTTTTGGCCCCGGCGATAGAAAAGGCGCGCGCGGCTGAGTGA
- a CDS encoding helix-turn-helix domain-containing protein translates to MKTAKEGMISSDRHVEVTTPMAVDTVTAMNDGVDEWVANDFAGSCPVRDVLDRIGDKWSVLVILRLGRRTERFRQLLRAVDGISQRMLTVTLRGLERDGLVHREVQPTSPPTVEYSLTPLGQSLLSHITGLATWAVAQEADIKNARQDYDKKHDQA, encoded by the coding sequence ATGAAGACCGCGAAAGAAGGCATGATTTCATCAGATAGGCACGTTGAGGTAACCACCCCAATGGCCGTGGACACTGTCACAGCGATGAATGACGGCGTGGATGAATGGGTGGCCAATGACTTTGCCGGCAGCTGCCCGGTGCGCGATGTGCTGGACCGGATCGGTGACAAATGGTCGGTACTGGTGATCCTGCGGCTGGGGCGGCGCACCGAACGGTTCCGCCAATTGCTGCGGGCGGTTGACGGGATCTCCCAGCGAATGCTGACCGTCACCTTACGCGGGTTGGAACGAGACGGTCTGGTCCACCGTGAGGTTCAGCCCACCAGCCCGCCGACGGTGGAATACAGCCTGACCCCGCTGGGCCAGTCGCTGCTGTCCCATATCACCGGTCTGGCGACCTGGGCGGTGGCGCAAGAGGCCGACATTAAGAACGCCCGGCAAGACTATGATAAAAAACACGATCAGGCATAG
- a CDS encoding SDR family oxidoreductase, whose product MTKEVAIFGATGAQGAPVVEEALQAGLQVRAVARDAAKVALRHPTAEAYAATLDDKAALATVLTGVSAAFVHLPMPTDPEAPQRWLQNLIEVAHEVALPLLVYSTSGSTGERYPASAMISGNTAARDAILASGIPAIVLQPTIYLENLQIPAFLPNMASEGIVDYPPLSPEHRVSWTSHRDQAVVAAAALQRPDLAGKAYEIATPDAVTGGKLAQLLSDWQGRALSFQPLTPEAFGNRAEAALGAPGLSYVLSDLYGALNQVAPDQLAINTGEVEATFGVTLSPLAAQIRQWSTVTA is encoded by the coding sequence ATGACAAAGGAAGTGGCGATTTTTGGGGCAACCGGTGCACAGGGCGCCCCCGTGGTTGAAGAGGCGTTGCAGGCAGGGCTGCAGGTTCGCGCTGTGGCCCGTGATGCTGCTAAGGTGGCGCTGCGTCATCCGACCGCTGAGGCCTATGCGGCAACGCTGGATGACAAGGCGGCGCTGGCTACGGTTTTGACCGGCGTGTCTGCGGCTTTCGTGCACCTGCCGATGCCGACAGACCCCGAGGCGCCGCAGCGCTGGCTGCAGAACCTGATTGAGGTGGCCCATGAGGTGGCGCTGCCATTGCTGGTCTATTCGACCTCGGGCAGCACGGGTGAGCGCTATCCGGCTTCAGCGATGATTTCCGGCAATACCGCGGCGCGGGATGCCATTCTGGCCTCGGGCATTCCGGCCATTGTGTTGCAGCCAACGATTTATCTGGAAAACCTGCAAATCCCGGCCTTCCTGCCAAACATGGCCAGTGAGGGGATCGTGGATTACCCGCCGCTCAGCCCGGAACACCGCGTCAGCTGGACCTCGCACCGCGATCAGGCAGTGGTGGCCGCAGCGGCGCTGCAGCGGCCGGATCTGGCGGGCAAAGCCTATGAAATCGCCACCCCCGACGCGGTCACTGGGGGCAAGCTGGCACAGCTGCTGTCTGACTGGCAAGGGCGTGCGTTGAGCTTCCAGCCACTGACGCCCGAGGCCTTTGGCAACCGGGCGGAGGCCGCCCTGGGCGCACCGGGTCTGAGCTATGTGTTGAGCGACCTTTATGGTGCCTTGAACCAGGTGGCGCCTGATCAGCTAGCCATCAACACGGGTGAGGTTGAGGCGACATTTGGTGTCACCCTGTCCCCCCTGGCCGCGCAGATCCGGCAATGGTCCACTGTCACCGCCTAG
- the acnA gene encoding aconitate hydratase AcnA, translated as MPITVGQDSAKTRQTLTAGSQSISYYSIPAAQAAGLGDFAKLPAALKVVLENMLRFEDGGRTVSVDDIKAFAEWGAMGGKNPREIAYRPARVLMQDFTGVPAVVDLAAMRDGIVGLGGDAQKINPLNPVDLVIDHSVMIDEFGNPRAFQMNVDREYERNMERYQFLKWGQSAFNNFRVVPPGTGICHQVNVEYLAQTIWSDTDQNGDMVAYPDTLVGTDSHTTMVNGLAVLGWGVGGIEAEAAMLGQPISMLIPEVVGFKLTGEMVEGTTATDLVLKVVEMLRAHGVVSKFVEFYGDGLDNLPLADRATIANMAPEYGATCGFFPIDGETLRYMRQTGRDEDRLALVEAYAKENGLWRDADYDPIYTSTLELDMGTIVPAISGPKRPQDHIALTEASAAFGREMAETFKRPTDKTVAVAGEDYSLSSGKVVIASITSCTNTSNPYVMIGAGLVARKARALGLNRKPWVKTSLAPGSQVVTEYLEAAGLQEDLDAIGFNLVGYGCTTCIGNSGPLQPEISKAIADGDLVATSVLSGNRNFEGRISPDVRANYLASPPLVVAYALAGDMNIDLTTEPLGQDQNGKDIFLKDIWPSNAEIAELVEKTVTREAFLSKYADVFKGDEKWQSVEVPQQEVYDWPASSTYIQNPPYFQGMGMEPGKISNVEGAKVLLVLGDMVTTDHISPAGSFAASSPAGQYLTDRQVQPREFNSYGSRRGNHEVMMRGTFANIRIKNEMLDGVEGGYTKGPDGQQTSVYEASMAYQEAGTPLVVFGGEQYGAGSSRDWAAKGTALLGVKAVIAESFERIHRSNLVGMGVIPFEFTGGDSRKTLGLTGEETVSITGLDSVEPLQEVPCTITMGDGTVKDITLKCRIDTEVEVEYIENGGVLHYVLRNLAKS; from the coding sequence ATGCCCATCACAGTTGGACAAGACAGTGCCAAAACGCGTCAAACCCTGACCGCTGGCAGCCAATCGATTTCCTATTATTCCATCCCCGCCGCTCAGGCCGCAGGCCTTGGCGATTTCGCCAAGCTGCCCGCCGCGCTGAAGGTGGTCTTGGAAAACATGCTGCGCTTTGAGGACGGGGGGCGCACCGTGTCTGTTGACGATATCAAAGCCTTCGCCGAATGGGGCGCCATGGGGGGTAAAAACCCGCGTGAGATCGCCTATCGCCCGGCCCGCGTTTTGATGCAGGACTTCACCGGCGTGCCGGCGGTGGTGGATCTGGCCGCGATGCGCGACGGCATTGTCGGCCTTGGAGGTGACGCACAGAAGATCAATCCGCTGAACCCGGTGGATCTGGTCATCGACCATTCGGTGATGATTGACGAATTTGGCAATCCGCGGGCCTTCCAGATGAATGTGGACCGCGAATATGAACGCAATATGGAGCGTTATCAGTTCCTGAAATGGGGTCAGTCCGCCTTCAACAATTTCCGCGTGGTGCCGCCGGGCACCGGGATCTGCCATCAGGTGAACGTGGAATATCTGGCGCAAACCATCTGGTCCGACACCGATCAGAACGGTGACATGGTCGCCTACCCCGACACGCTGGTCGGCACCGACAGCCATACCACCATGGTGAACGGTCTGGCCGTGCTGGGCTGGGGTGTTGGCGGGATTGAGGCTGAGGCCGCTATGCTGGGTCAGCCGATTTCCATGCTGATCCCCGAAGTTGTTGGTTTCAAACTGACCGGCGAAATGGTCGAAGGCACCACCGCCACCGATCTGGTGCTGAAAGTGGTGGAAATGCTGCGCGCCCATGGCGTGGTCAGCAAGTTTGTGGAGTTCTACGGCGACGGGTTGGACAATCTGCCCCTGGCCGATCGCGCCACTATTGCCAATATGGCGCCGGAATATGGTGCCACCTGCGGTTTCTTCCCGATCGACGGCGAGACACTGCGCTATATGCGCCAAACCGGCCGGGATGAGGATCGCCTGGCGCTGGTTGAGGCCTATGCCAAGGAAAACGGGCTGTGGCGGGATGCGGATTATGATCCGATCTACACCTCCACGCTGGAGTTGGACATGGGCACCATTGTGCCCGCGATCTCAGGCCCGAAACGGCCGCAAGACCACATCGCCCTGACCGAAGCCAGTGCCGCCTTTGGTCGCGAGATGGCAGAGACCTTCAAACGTCCTACGGACAAGACCGTGGCGGTTGCGGGCGAAGATTACAGCCTGTCGTCAGGCAAGGTGGTCATCGCCTCGATCACCTCCTGCACCAACACCTCAAACCCCTATGTGATGATCGGGGCCGGTCTGGTGGCCCGCAAGGCGCGTGCCCTGGGGCTGAACCGCAAGCCCTGGGTCAAAACCTCGCTCGCGCCGGGGTCACAGGTGGTGACCGAATATCTGGAGGCCGCAGGCCTGCAGGAGGATCTGGATGCCATCGGTTTCAACCTTGTGGGCTATGGCTGCACCACCTGCATCGGCAACTCTGGCCCGTTGCAGCCGGAGATTTCCAAAGCAATTGCTGATGGCGATCTGGTGGCCACCTCAGTCCTGTCAGGCAACCGCAACTTTGAGGGCCGGATCAGCCCGGATGTGCGCGCCAACTATCTGGCTTCGCCCCCCTTGGTGGTGGCCTATGCGCTGGCCGGTGACATGAATATCGACCTGACAACAGAACCTCTGGGTCAGGATCAGAACGGCAAAGATATCTTCCTGAAAGACATCTGGCCCAGCAATGCCGAGATTGCGGAACTGGTTGAGAAAACCGTCACCCGTGAGGCCTTCCTCAGCAAATATGCCGATGTCTTCAAAGGGGATGAGAAATGGCAAAGCGTCGAGGTGCCTCAGCAGGAGGTCTATGATTGGCCTGCCAGCTCAACCTACATCCAGAACCCACCCTATTTCCAAGGCATGGGCATGGAGCCGGGCAAAATCAGCAACGTTGAAGGTGCCAAGGTGCTGTTGGTGCTGGGCGATATGGTCACAACCGACCACATCTCCCCCGCGGGCAGCTTTGCCGCCTCCAGCCCGGCGGGGCAGTATCTGACCGACCGGCAGGTGCAACCGCGTGAGTTCAACTCCTACGGATCGCGCCGGGGCAACCATGAGGTGATGATGCGCGGCACCTTTGCCAACATCCGCATCAAGAACGAAATGCTGGACGGGGTTGAAGGCGGTTATACCAAAGGTCCCGATGGGCAGCAGACCTCGGTCTATGAGGCGTCGATGGCCTATCAAGAGGCCGGCACGCCGCTGGTGGTCTTTGGCGGTGAACAATACGGTGCCGGATCCAGCCGCGACTGGGCGGCCAAAGGCACCGCGCTGTTGGGCGTCAAAGCGGTGATTGCGGAAAGCTTTGAGCGGATCCACCGGTCAAACCTTGTTGGTATGGGGGTGATTCCGTTCGAATTTACCGGCGGGGACAGCCGCAAGACGCTGGGGCTGACCGGAGAGGAAACCGTTTCCATCACCGGCCTCGACAGTGTGGAGCCGCTGCAAGAGGTGCCCTGCACCATCACCATGGGCGATGGTACGGTGAAGGACATCACCCTGAAATGCCGGATCGATACCGAGGTTGAGGTAGAATACATCGAAAACGGTGGCGTGCTGCATTATGTGCTGCGCAATCTGGCCAAGTCCTGA
- a CDS encoding DUF1223 domain-containing protein translates to MRRLVTKFAAALAVWGSVTTVALPTAAAAQSVDRPVVVELYTSQGCSSCPPADAFLGELAKRDDVIPLALHVDYWDYIGWKDKFASPQHTERQKAYASAAGRRSIYTPQMIVQGQEHVVGNHPKNVNALIERHGAAEVTVDLQLSITGNQLQVTASKVARAKTPVLVQLVRYMPRKSVQIRSGENAGRTITYANIVTDWQLLDEWNMRRPLDLSTKVSGEDPLVVIVQERGPGRILAAARLR, encoded by the coding sequence ATGCGTCGACTGGTTACCAAGTTTGCCGCGGCTTTGGCCGTTTGGGGCAGCGTGACGACTGTGGCCTTACCCACGGCGGCCGCCGCCCAATCTGTAGACCGCCCTGTGGTGGTCGAGCTTTACACCTCGCAGGGCTGTTCGTCCTGTCCGCCTGCAGATGCCTTTCTGGGTGAGCTGGCCAAACGGGATGACGTGATCCCCTTGGCGCTGCACGTGGATTACTGGGATTATATCGGCTGGAAGGACAAGTTCGCCTCACCGCAGCACACCGAACGGCAGAAGGCCTATGCCAGCGCCGCCGGGCGCCGCTCGATCTACACACCGCAGATGATCGTGCAGGGGCAGGAACATGTGGTCGGCAACCACCCCAAAAACGTCAACGCGTTGATTGAACGTCATGGTGCGGCGGAGGTCACGGTGGATCTACAGCTGTCGATCACCGGCAATCAGCTGCAGGTCACAGCCAGCAAGGTCGCCCGCGCCAAGACCCCGGTTCTGGTGCAGCTTGTGCGCTACATGCCGCGCAAATCGGTGCAGATCCGCTCTGGCGAAAACGCTGGCCGTACAATCACCTACGCCAATATCGTCACCGACTGGCAGCTCCTCGATGAATGGAACATGCGCCGGCCGCTGGATCTCAGCACCAAGGTCAGCGGAGAGGATCCGCTGGTGGTGATCGTGCAGGAACGTGGCCCGGGCCGCATTCTGGCCGCGGCGCGTCTGCGCTGA
- a CDS encoding lysophospholipid acyltransferase family protein, whose translation MAQPKPPFLTRAGQYTANLILSAPLKLALCLPYRPRVWLMGAMMSRVLAPLLGYRKRVRDNLDLVWADLSEADKRRLARQVPENFGRTLVEIYSGAQLKEHLAETKPEGPGVAALEKAHTEGRPVILVSGHFGNHDAVRATVSRDFSPVGALYRPLDNSYFNEHWEAAIESVAEPAFARGRRGLAQMVKYLRSGNIIALLVDQHVSDGADLTFFGHPARTTLSAAEMALKYNALVLPVFGVRQPDGYGFRAIIQDEIPHGSAEDMAQAMNDALEAMVRQHPEQWFWVHRRWKQRGKKKAG comes from the coding sequence ATGGCCCAACCCAAGCCCCCCTTTCTGACCCGTGCGGGCCAGTACACGGCCAATCTGATCCTCAGCGCACCGCTGAAGCTGGCACTGTGCCTGCCCTATCGGCCACGGGTCTGGCTGATGGGCGCGATGATGTCGCGGGTGCTGGCGCCGCTTCTGGGCTATCGCAAGCGGGTGCGAGACAATCTGGATCTGGTCTGGGCCGACCTGTCTGAGGCCGACAAGCGCCGCCTGGCCCGGCAAGTGCCGGAAAACTTTGGCCGCACGCTGGTGGAAATCTATTCCGGCGCGCAGCTGAAGGAACATTTGGCCGAGACCAAACCCGAAGGCCCCGGTGTGGCGGCCCTTGAAAAGGCCCATACCGAGGGGCGGCCTGTCATTCTGGTCTCCGGGCATTTTGGCAACCACGACGCGGTGCGCGCCACGGTGTCACGTGATTTTTCGCCCGTGGGCGCACTCTACCGGCCGCTGGACAACAGCTATTTCAACGAACATTGGGAAGCCGCGATCGAAAGCGTCGCCGAACCCGCCTTTGCCCGCGGTCGCCGTGGGCTGGCCCAGATGGTGAAATACCTGCGCAGCGGCAACATCATCGCTCTTCTGGTGGATCAGCATGTCAGCGACGGCGCGGATCTGACCTTCTTTGGTCATCCGGCCCGTACCACCCTGTCGGCTGCGGAAATGGCATTGAAGTACAACGCGCTGGTGCTGCCGGTCTTTGGTGTGCGCCAGCCCGATGGCTATGGTTTCCGTGCCATCATTCAGGATGAGATCCCCCATGGCAGCGCCGAGGACATGGCGCAGGCGATGAACGACGCGCTGGAGGCGATGGTGCGCCAGCATCCCGAGCAATGGTTCTGGGTGCATCGCCGCTGGAAACAACGTGGTAAGAAAAAAGCCGGCTGA
- a CDS encoding DMT family transporter — protein MSQNTKAILLMISAIFFFAAMDATAKELSQRVGTLQAVWARYAGQTMMVFLIVLPRIQTVARTRYPLLQLARSVILLGATASFFTGITHIGLAEATAIMDINPVLITLGAALFLGEPLGPRRAFGIAVSLIGALIIIRPGSGVFSVYALFPLAAAFFYSAYNLVTRYVGMNEDPWTSLLYTAAFGAVILSCLVPFYWTPLDLTSFALLCLLACFGTISQLLLIKSLSLGEAGMLAPFAYVGLIFATLWGMVFFDEYPDFWTVIGALVIVVAGIYVWHRETAQKRT, from the coding sequence ATGTCCCAAAACACCAAAGCCATTTTGCTGATGATCAGCGCCATCTTTTTCTTTGCCGCAATGGATGCCACCGCCAAGGAGTTGAGCCAACGGGTTGGCACCCTGCAGGCGGTCTGGGCCCGTTACGCCGGTCAAACCATGATGGTATTCCTGATCGTTCTGCCCCGCATTCAGACTGTGGCGCGCACCCGCTATCCACTGTTGCAGCTGGCGCGTTCGGTGATCCTGCTTGGGGCGACCGCCTCCTTCTTTACCGGGATCACCCATATTGGTCTGGCTGAGGCCACCGCCATCATGGACATCAACCCGGTGCTGATCACCCTGGGCGCGGCGCTGTTTTTGGGGGAACCGCTGGGCCCACGCCGCGCCTTTGGCATTGCGGTATCGCTGATCGGCGCCTTGATCATCATCCGCCCCGGCAGCGGTGTGTTTTCGGTCTATGCGCTGTTCCCGCTGGCGGCGGCGTTTTTCTATTCGGCCTATAACCTTGTTACCCGCTATGTGGGCATGAATGAGGATCCCTGGACCTCGCTCCTTTACACGGCGGCCTTTGGCGCGGTGATCCTCAGCTGTCTGGTGCCGTTTTACTGGACGCCGCTGGATTTGACCTCCTTTGCGCTGCTGTGCCTCCTGGCCTGTTTCGGCACCATCTCGCAGTTGTTGCTGATCAAGTCGCTGTCACTGGGTGAGGCCGGGATGCTGGCGCCCTTTGCCTATGTCGGGCTGATCTTTGCCACGCTCTGGGGCATGGTCTTCTTTGATGAATACCCGGATTTCTGGACGGTGATCGGGGCGCTTGTGATTGTTGTGGCTGGGATTTATGTCTGGCATCGAGAAACTGCGCAGAAACGGACCTGA
- a CDS encoding chitin-binding domain-containing protein encodes MYRTLVIAALLTVAPITSYAMGCSSGHSQQAMSCADGTVWDETARACVKVTG; translated from the coding sequence ATGTATCGAACTCTTGTGATCGCCGCCCTTTTGACCGTGGCCCCCATCACGTCTTATGCGATGGGCTGTTCCTCCGGCCATAGCCAGCAAGCGATGAGCTGCGCCGACGGCACCGTCTGGGATGAAACCGCACGGGCCTGCGTCAAGGTCACCGGCTGA